The window TCAACAGCTTATATATGACCAAAAAAATGTTTTTGTTCCTATTTGGACAGTACAAATTTTCGGCCTTTAGCTCCGCCCCTCTTTCTATGGATTAAATGTGAGTATAATTCTTCAGTTTTTGATTAAAGGTTAAGAGAAAAAATTAGGAAATTTTGTATTATGATCTTAGCATTTCATTTTCTCGTTGAAAGACTTAAGAAGTGAAGAATTATTTGTCGCTGTTTGGAACATTTCCTAGAGTAGAAAAGTACTTCGAATTTCCAGTTATATGTGGTTTAGACTTTTTGTGTAACTCTTGTTGTACACTAAGTTAACCACCTGTCTTTTTGTAGATAGCCGTTTTGCTAGTTGGAAGGTTATTGAGTGATTTCAGTCAATCAACTATacctcaatcccaaactagttgggGTTCGCTGTATGAATCGTCTAAATCAAATTCACTCTATTTGACCATTTCATTTCAATACTCAATAATTTGTCTTGTGGAAGCAATTCGGAGTTGTCTGAAAGTAGAGGTTCTTTAAATCTCATACTTGTTCCTACAATGAAATCTTTAAACAAACCAAAAACTCCTGGCAAATATTGACCTAATGTAGGTGTAACACCGAGTATTCTGGGTAATGTGGAAAGTAaaattccttcttcttcttcactgttTTTCCCCTTATCTTTATAGTTCCCTTCTAATTAACAACTCaaattgcttttcttttctttgatgaaagaatcccgCATTGACGAGAGCACTCGTGAACTGAGAAGGAAGGATGAGAGAATCAAGGAGCTGGAGAAGACAATCGACTTTAAATTAGCCAAATTGGCTTCTTTGCAAAGTGAACTTCAGGTTTGGTGGCAGAACTTTTGAAATGAGAGTGGTCATTTTTAGTTTCTGACTAAGATAAAGAATTCAGACAGTGATAACTGTGATAACTAGCAGGGATTTTTCTGTGCTCTAGATTTGATTTTGCAATTCAAATAATGATGTGCAGCGTCCTCATTAAATTGATATATGCACATCTTTGCTAGGAAAAAGGATCTTTGAATGCAAACGAGCTGGTTGCTAAGGCTAATGTGCGTGCCATTGAACTCGAGCGTCAGGTTAGTTATGGTTAAGCTGGTTTCTTTGTACTGGGCTTTGTGAAACTCCAATCTAGTATTCATATTTGATTCATATTTGAGGGGagaattgtattttttttttgtaataaaaaaGTAACTAACTGGATAATACATTATCATTATACTTAATATTCTGCTGATGTGCAGATAGATGCTCTTAGAAGGGATATAGAAGCACAAAACAAGAAGAAAGATACTCTGGAAACCAGTACAAATGTAGCGGAGGAGAAAATGCAGGAACTGAATCTTAAACTTGAAAGGGTATGTACTGTTTTCTTGAATGCATATTAAGGATCAAGGGGATTTCATCATTCTAGTTTTTTTTGTCCGGTTGATGCTCATGTTGATTAAGTGGTTTTTGGAGAGAGCTTTGTAAATATCATCCTTTTATGCTATCACTTTCCGAGGAATTGATATCACTTTTTATTTTGTTCATATCTGGTTTTAGCTACAAAGGATAAATGAGGAGCAGAATGCTAGGATCCGTAAAACCAAACGCGCTCTTCAAGTGGCAGAGGTTCTCATTACTTACTTTCTTTGAGTATATGAACTATTTATTAGCGGAGGGGTACTAATACTTAAGTGGCTTCAGGAAGAAATGATGAAGTCCAAATTGGAGGCTTCTTCTGTTTCGAAGAAGCTTGAGGAGGTAGAATCAATACTTTGGAaattatccttttctttttttgactTGTACTTGGCTGTTATTGTTATTAAAATCTTCATTGGTTTCTTATCTTGAAGTGAAACTTATATCTAGAGATATTGATCCCTAGTGATGTCCCTCTACTGCAATTATGTTCTTATTCTCTCTTTTCTTGTTCCATTTTCTTTCGGAAGTTCCTAATTCCCTGGTTGATACAATCTTCCACTTAAAATTTGGGTGACGACATTAACTATCAAAATCTACCTTGAGTATCATATTTTAGTTCTTTCTGCTTCTTTACTCTTACTTCTTTTCCTTCTCtgtatttcctctttctttttcctttttcttttctggtgATACTATTTCCTATTGGGTCAATTAAGATGGGATTTGATATTTTACAACAAGCAAAAGTTGATGGGGACTTAATAAAATTACAGTGTGATGACTCGGAGGAAAAACAATGAATTATTCACTGAATCACATATCCTCTACTATTTGGAATTTGATTTGGTGTACTATTGTTGTGCGACCAGGTTAAAGAAGGATGGCTTCCTCCTTGGCTTGCTGTTCATCTTGTACACTTGCAGGTGATTAATTATTTTTTGCGTAGTATACGGGAGTCTCTCTTTTTATCCTTTTTCCTTGACTTATCCTGATTGTGCAGTCAATTGTTACGACTTACTGGAATGAGCAAGGAAGACCAGCTTTGGATCTGACGATAGAAAAGGTCTTGTTCTGCGTCTAATGCTTCTAATTAATTAGTTCATTTAGGTCTATTACTTGTTCTTTATGGtattcttgatatatatatatctcttcCGCAGTATAGATGTGAATCTTTTTAACAATGATTTCTTCAGGCGCTGGAGACCAAATCTGAAGTGGTAAAGTTGGTGGAGCCTCATATTCACTCATTTAAAACAGTGAGTGTTCCCTTTGAGTTCCTCTTTTTCACCAAAGGAGACATTTCTGCTTTGATAGTCCATCTAGTTAGTTCTGTTATCTATTTCGTGGCTGCTGTCACCTTGACTCCGCTTTCTTAATGTCTTCTCTGTATTTGCTTAGCTCTTTGCATCTATCCTCTATGCTTAATGACACATTCACATAGGTTTGGGAGATGATAATCTGTAGTTTAGATTTTATTTGGTTGTTTGTTTCCATTATGGAAATAACATGTATAATAtgtttttcttgttgtttcaTTTGAAGAAATGGATCCCAGCTATGAAAGAGCGTTCAGTGGAATTTGCTCGTGATGCCGGACCTCATGTACAGAAGCTTAAGACTAAGACAATCGACCTTTATCACACATCCAAGACGTTTATGGAACTTCATATTGTGAAGGCACAGGAGGTCATCCAACCCTATCTTGAGGTATATTTGTTTCTTTAGTCTTTACCATCTTATTTCAATGATTATGGTCTGCCTCCTTGTCAAAAAAAGGGATTATGTTCTGCCTGATTTATTCATATCAACCTACTAATTCGGCAGGAAGCTAGGAAGTTCACAGGCCCTTATGTTGACCTAGTTTCACTGGTGATGAAACCTCATATTGACAACACAAGGGTTCTCTTGCAACCTTATGGGAAGAAAGTGCATCGCCATTATAGGAAGGTCAAGAAAACCGTCAGTTTATATCACCGCCAGGCATGATGTCTCTCTCTCTCCTCCATTTTCCCTACCACAGTATCCTTTTggtctatgttgctcggactctccaaaaGTGCTGCCGTACCCGTgccggatcctccaaaaatgcactaaatttggaggatccgacacgcacccaACAATATTTTTGAAGAGTTCGAGTAACATAGCTTTTGGTGCTGCTTTGCTATGATGTGCCACCCTTGATTTGCTTTCTTAATCACTTATGATCTAGAGTGATTCCTACTCGAACTTCTGATTAGTGATTATTAAACGAACTTGCAGTAATTATTACCTCAACACTGTGAACAGGAAAAACATGATTTTTCCTTGTGGAGTTCATGTTGTCTGGAGGAAGGGTGGGAGGATAAATTTGTTGGACAAGTTAATTGTCAAGATGGAAGGAGGGAGAAAATAAAAATGTTGGGAATTGGGTCAAACATAATGAAATAATTTGCAGAATAATGGTtgtaacaaaaaatatattaGCATGAAAACCCATGTTTGTCATAATCTGAGTTGGTCATTATGAGTCAAACCTAGTTTGGCAAGAATGTTGAACCTTTTATGTTGTATGGTTCAATATGGAACCTATATTAGAGGCATCCTTTTCTTGTTTAACATGTTTTCTAATTTTGGTCTCAGTTAGAGAAACTGGCGTATTCTTGCTAAGTAGACATCACATTTGTTGGTAAGGACACATACATATTCATATCATATACCCACACCCACCCACCAATGTTCTCTAACTTCATGCTGCGGTTCTATTTGTCATAAAAGAACTGGGTCATGTGGGTGGTGGGGTGAGGAGACCTGTGCTCTTGCCCTTGAAGCTTTGACAATAATGGCTCATAGACCTGTGCTCTTGCCCTTAAAGCTTTGACAATAATGGCTCATAGAGATAAGTTGGTTATAATGAAGGACTTTTGCATTGGGCCGTGTCTGGAAGATACCAGAATCATAACTAGTATTCTGATGAATATGCAATCATCTAAACACCATGTTTTCTTTTTCCACCAATTCATTCTTTTGATGTAAGGTTACTTCTTGTGTTTAGCTGCTTTTTCTTCAAATGAGTGTCTGATTTAGAGTATATATTACACCAGTGTTTGTTGCTTGTGAACATAATTGGTTAACAAAAATTAATAGAATAAACAACAACTACGCCTCAGTCTCAAACAAAATTGTGGTCTGCGAACAAGTATTAATAGAATGGAATTGGAAAGAAAGGCTGAATGATGGGAGCTTGGCTAATATCTATATTAAGCTGGCTACCAAGTTTCAATTAAGGGAATGAACATCCAAGGGCATGCTCTGTTTTTTCAATTTGAATAATTACTTTTTCCTAAATGTGTTGGTATAATCCACCTTCAGTATTTCATTTATTTTTCATCGATTGTGTTCTTTTGGGGGGGATGCTGGAAAATAGTTATATTTTAGACTTAAAATGATGATCGCAATCGGCTTACATGAATCATTATTGCTTTTGTTTATGAAGGCTCAAGAAAACATACATCACTTGTTGAAGAATCATGACATCACCAAGCCGTATGCTACAAAGGAGTTGGCTTGGTATTTGGTATGCAGTGCTATATGTTAGTAATTCGCTTTCAACAGAATATATTGAGTGAGGGTGGATTATGTTTTGTTCTTTTGATGTTTTGGCTTaacatttgaatttttattttcatttttctttttattccagGCCTTAGCTTTGCTGGCCTTACCTGTGATCTTTCTTCTTAATTTGGCGTCAGATTTTATGCGGTTAGTTTTCATGACTTTGACTTTGGCTAACcatgaaatctatttttaatttaaagtaGCTTTTTAACATTTTTTCGAATTTGTTGATTGCACTTTTGTGATTGTCCTATGCATTTCTGCAGTAAGAAGCCAAAGAAGCATTCTCATAGACACCATCATAAGAGCCACACACGTCGTAGGGCTAAAAGAGCACATCCTGACAAATGAAGTTCTATGCTACAACTCTATATATTCCAATTGAGTTGAAGGTAAAGCTTTGCTGTTTTCTTTTGTATAACGTTGCTAAATGAATTTTAGGGCTATCTAGCCTACTCCCGCTCAGCAAGCCAATAGAACAATAATGCCTCCACAAAACCAACATTAAGGGAAGGAAAAAAGTGAAGATGTTAATGTTAGGCATGTTTATGCATATGTTGAGCAGATTAGTATGTTTTTTCTGGTCTCAGTTATGATCGTCCTGCATTGAACAGTATACACAGATGTGCAGGCAGGCAGGCAGATAGATGGGGGTATTTAGAACAGTGAAACATTAAGCATGACTATATGGTTCTGCTTTAATATTCGACTTGtagataacaacaacaataaaaaacccagtgaaatctcataaatagggtctggggagggtagtgtgtacctttcccctaccttataaagatagagaggctgtttccgatagaccctcggctcaaggaatAGTAGAGATAATATTCGACTTGTAGATCTTGATGGAAATATTTTTGTCTATAATTCTTTTCATTCATGTTTATTGGACAGATCGCATGTTTCAGTCTCCCACACACATCAATATCTAGGGGGTCAGATATCCTGGTCTGTGAGATGCTAAACACAATATTCGAAGATTTTTGGATAACGAATTAGAAAGGTATGGCCTTAGCAAATATTAAAGTCTTACATACAAATAGTCTGCAGTTTGAAGATATAGAAATTCAAATTCATGTGATCTGAAGGATTAGGCTTACTCTGATGAATCATCTCCCTTTACCTTTCTGTTCTGTAATGAGATTGTATTTATTCCCTATGCCAGTGAAGACAAATATTGTGATCACAGTATTTTGATGACACTGCAATACATTGGTTACATTGTGTTTTTCCCATTTGGACGATGTTCCGTCCCTTCTGAATCCTATGAAGGAGATTGGAAATCTAACCTTTTTTGTGATTCATTTATCTTTGGAAATATACTTTTATTCGACCTatcattttgaaattttattgaggaaagaaataaaaaattattttaaaatgagaATAATTAAAGTAAAGAGCCAAAATGatgaattattttaaaaaaataatgataataacaaaagAGATGATTTTCTGATCATATCTTACATATTCTTTTTGTGGTAAAACTTAATATATAATCATTCAGGAAATGGTTATATTTGGATAACTAGGACAAACCACTCGACTAATCTCTTTTGAACGTTTCTTTGCGAAAGCAAAAATAACATGAATTATTCGCTAGAAGAATTTGTTAATTTTCGTATATTTTTGCAAGAACACAAAGAGTTATTTCCTGGTTTATATTTGGTGTTTCTTGTTAAAAAAAACTTTCTGCTTACGATAATAATGTCTTGAccctgaaaaaataaaatatttagagGAAAAGATAAGTGTATTGGAAAAAAAGTATACCCGATATATGGCAAGCACATGAGTCAACCCGTGGCAAACATTTCCTAGTCAACCCCAAGTCAGTCGAAGCTAACTAGGAAGATTGAAGACAGCAggtcacaacccaaaatcacaccaaGTACCTAATCcaacttgctaggtaagccaaacaacaattaacacaatTCGAATGGAAGATCATCAACAAACAATGAATGAGATAACTGAATCCCGTTAAAAAAATTATcccaaagactggtagtacaagtcatgagctactaagattAAGAATACAACTCTGGTACGAagaaataatacaacatctgtttgaagtttacataaacagaactataagtcctaaactaccatgaacaagtgGTAGCTTGAGTCTGGATCGCAGCTACAAATCCAATGCTGACCTTCGTCATCCACAACAACTCAGCTCCAAAATTTGCaagcaaggtgtagaagtgtagtatgagtacacccgacctcatgtactcagtaaatatcaagactaacttcggtAAAATAGTAAAGAGGGCTCAAGTCAAAAAATACTCAATTACTTAACCTGTACAACTCAATAACGTATACATGTACATAGTAACAATATCGAAATCTAAGCCTCACGTACAGATAAGGCCATCGGTGTACATAGAGGAAATA is drawn from Nicotiana tabacum cultivar K326 chromosome 9, ASM71507v2, whole genome shotgun sequence and contains these coding sequences:
- the LOC107820872 gene encoding uncharacterized protein LOC107820872 isoform X2 — protein: MAFLKLLFFSSLFLQIFLTISSNGVAADPEPIIVEESDVVITKASDSDSSIRLPLDQLNSRISLLESRIDESTRELRRKDERIKELEKTIDFKLAKLASLQSELQEKGSLNANELVAKANVRAIELERQIDALRRDIEAQNKKKDTLETSTNVAEEKMQELNLKLERLQRINEEQNARIRKTKRALQVAEEEMMKSKLEASSVSKKLEEVKEGWLPPWLAVHLVHLQSIVTTYWNEQGRPALDLTIEKALETKSEVVKLVEPHIHSFKTKWIPAMKERSVEFARDAGPHVQKLKTKTIDLYHTSKTFMELHIVKAQEVIQPYLEEARKFTGPYVDLVSLVMKPHIDNTRVLLQPYGKKVHRHYRKVKKTVSLYHRQAQENIHHLLKNHDITKPYATKELAWYLVCSAICLSFAGLTCDLSS
- the LOC107820872 gene encoding uncharacterized protein LOC107820872 isoform X1 — translated: MAFLKLLFFSSLFLQIFLTISSNGVAADPEPIIVEESDVVITKASDSDSSIRLPLDQLNSRISLLESRIDESTRELRRKDERIKELEKTIDFKLAKLASLQSELQEKGSLNANELVAKANVRAIELERQIDALRRDIEAQNKKKDTLETSTNVAEEKMQELNLKLERLQRINEEQNARIRKTKRALQVAEEEMMKSKLEASSVSKKLEEVKEGWLPPWLAVHLVHLQSIVTTYWNEQGRPALDLTIEKALETKSEVVKLVEPHIHSFKTKWIPAMKERSVEFARDAGPHVQKLKTKTIDLYHTSKTFMELHIVKAQEVIQPYLEEARKFTGPYVDLVSLVMKPHIDNTRVLLQPYGKKVHRHYRKVKKTVSLYHRQAQENIHHLLKNHDITKPYATKELAWYLALALLALPVIFLLNLASDFMRKKPKKHSHRHHHKSHTRRRAKRAHPDK